The following proteins are encoded in a genomic region of Bosea beijingensis:
- a CDS encoding RrF2 family transcriptional regulator, whose translation MILLSRRSLLAIAAVVDIALHARPQPVAAKLLAARHALPPRHLETLLQTLVRVGILKGVRGPRGGYELARERRKITAGDIARAAMQEVIEDGLGPEPQSRLVDEVIGPEVEQASAAFLAALDTVTVEELCRRAQAKAVFNEPGSKPDFTI comes from the coding sequence ATGATCCTGCTCTCGCGCCGCAGCCTGCTCGCCATCGCCGCCGTGGTCGATATCGCCCTGCATGCAAGGCCGCAGCCGGTCGCCGCCAAGCTACTCGCCGCGCGCCATGCGCTGCCACCGCGCCATCTCGAAACCCTGCTGCAGACGCTGGTGCGCGTCGGCATCCTCAAGGGCGTGCGCGGGCCGCGCGGCGGCTACGAACTCGCGCGCGAGCGGCGCAAGATCACCGCCGGCGACATCGCCCGCGCCGCGATGCAGGAAGTGATCGAGGATGGGCTCGGGCCGGAGCCGCAATCGCGCCTGGTCGACGAGGTCATCGGGCCGGAAGTGGAGCAGGCCTCGGCCGCGTTCCTCGCCGCGCTCGATACGGTCACCGTCGAGGAATTGTGCCGCAGGGCGCAGGCCAAGGCCGTCTTCAATGAGCCAGGCTCGAAACCTGATTTTACGATTTAG
- the dut gene encoding dUTP diphosphatase: protein MANVLLLRLPHGADLPLPAYETEGAAGLDLRAAIAEPIMLAPGARALVPTGLMMQLPEGFEGQVRPRSGLALRHGVTVLNAPGTVDSDYRGEVSVVLINHGNEPFTVTRGDRIAQLVIAPVTHARLSEVGTLSETARGAGGYGSTGVSGGGTRVGGGA, encoded by the coding sequence ATGGCCAACGTCCTACTGCTACGCCTCCCGCATGGCGCCGACCTGCCCTTGCCGGCCTATGAGACGGAAGGCGCGGCGGGGCTCGACCTGCGCGCCGCCATCGCCGAGCCGATCATGCTCGCGCCCGGCGCGCGTGCGCTTGTGCCCACCGGCCTCATGATGCAATTGCCGGAGGGCTTCGAAGGGCAGGTGAGGCCGCGCTCGGGGCTGGCACTGCGCCACGGCGTCACCGTCCTCAACGCGCCCGGCACGGTCGACAGCGACTATCGCGGCGAGGTCTCGGTCGTGCTGATCAATCACGGCAACGAGCCTTTCACGGTCACGCGGGGCGACCGCATCGCACAGCTCGTCATCGCGCCGGTAACCCATGCCCGGCTTTCGGAGGTCGGGACGCTGAGCGAAACCGCGCGTGGTGCCGGCGGCTACGGCTCGACCGGCGTCAGCGGCGGCGGGACACGCGTGGGAGGCGGCGCATGA
- a CDS encoding phosphopantothenoylcysteine decarboxylase, whose amino-acid sequence MSASRSVLLIIGGGIAAYKMLEVIRRLKDRGIASRCIVTKAGEQFVTPLTVSSLAGERCFTDMFSLTDEADIGHIQLSRSTDLVVVAPATADLIAKMANGLADDLASTALLATDKRVLIAPAMNPRMWQHPATRRNMAQLEKDGILVVGPNVGAMAERGESGPGRMAEPPEIIAAIELALAGEKPNAQRAIGFLGRLPGGEHATGSLAGQHVLITSGPTHEPIDPVRYIANRSSGKQGHAIAAAAAAAGARVTLVSGPVSLPDPAGVETIHVESAREMLAAVETALPADIAIFAAAVADWRVADAASDKLKKDGKALPPLSLVENPDILATIAHRKNGRPPLVVGFAAETQNVIDYARAKLARKGCDLIVANDVGGTGVMGGDANTVHLVTATGVETWPTLPKGEVAARLVAHIAGLASVRQAD is encoded by the coding sequence TTGTCCGCTTCCCGCTCCGTCCTGCTGATCATCGGTGGCGGCATCGCCGCCTACAAGATGCTGGAGGTCATCCGGCGATTGAAGGATCGCGGCATCGCCTCGCGCTGCATCGTGACCAAGGCGGGCGAGCAGTTCGTCACGCCGCTCACCGTGTCCTCATTGGCCGGCGAGCGCTGCTTCACCGACATGTTCTCGCTGACGGACGAGGCCGATATCGGCCATATCCAGCTCTCGCGCTCGACCGATCTCGTCGTGGTCGCGCCCGCCACCGCCGACCTGATCGCCAAGATGGCGAACGGGCTCGCCGACGACCTCGCCTCGACGGCGCTGCTCGCGACCGACAAGCGCGTGCTGATCGCGCCGGCGATGAACCCGCGCATGTGGCAGCACCCGGCGACGCGCCGGAACATGGCACAGCTCGAAAAGGACGGCATTCTGGTCGTCGGCCCCAATGTCGGGGCGATGGCCGAACGCGGCGAGAGCGGGCCGGGCCGCATGGCCGAGCCACCGGAAATCATCGCCGCGATCGAGCTCGCGCTTGCCGGCGAGAAGCCCAATGCCCAGCGGGCCATCGGCTTCCTCGGCCGGCTGCCGGGCGGGGAGCATGCGACCGGCTCGCTCGCCGGGCAGCATGTGCTGATCACCTCGGGACCGACGCATGAGCCGATCGACCCCGTGCGCTACATCGCCAACCGCTCCTCCGGGAAGCAGGGCCATGCCATCGCCGCCGCAGCAGCGGCAGCCGGCGCGCGAGTCACGCTGGTGAGCGGGCCGGTCAGTCTCCCCGATCCGGCCGGTGTCGAGACCATCCATGTCGAATCGGCCCGCGAGATGCTCGCCGCCGTCGAGACTGCGCTACCGGCCGATATCGCGATCTTCGCCGCCGCCGTCGCCGACTGGCGCGTGGCTGACGCGGCCTCCGACAAGCTGAAGAAGGACGGCAAGGCCCTGCCGCCGCTTTCGCTGGTCGAGAACCCCGACATCCTCGCAACGATCGCGCATCGCAAGAACGGGCGCCCGCCACTGGTCGTCGGTTTCGCGGCCGAGACGCAGAACGTGATCGACTATGCCCGCGCCAAGCTCGCCCGGAAGGGCTGCGACCTGATCGTCGCGAACGATGTCGGCGGCACGGGCGTGATGGGCGGCGACGCCAATACCGTGCATCTGGTCACGGCCACGGGCGTCGAGACCTGGCCGACCCTGCCGAAGGGCGAGGTCGCGGCGCGGCTCGTCGCCCATATCGCCGGGCTGGCGTCGGTCCGGCAGGCGGATTGA
- a CDS encoding Lrp/AsnC family transcriptional regulator: protein MDAIDRKILTVLQADANISIAELADRVGLSQTPCWKRIQKLEQAGVILKRVALVAPEKIGLGLTVFVQIETADHSGPWLDKFAQMVAAMPEVMEFYRMAGDVDYMLRVVVADMAAYDGFYKKLIETIPLKNVTSRFAMERIKATTAYKVPDLPRT from the coding sequence ATGGACGCCATCGACCGCAAGATCCTGACCGTGCTGCAGGCGGACGCGAATATCTCGATCGCAGAGCTCGCCGATCGCGTCGGGCTCTCGCAGACCCCGTGCTGGAAGCGCATCCAGAAGCTGGAGCAGGCCGGCGTGATCCTGAAGCGGGTCGCACTGGTGGCGCCGGAGAAAATCGGGCTCGGCCTCACCGTCTTCGTCCAGATCGAGACGGCCGACCATTCCGGCCCCTGGCTCGACAAATTCGCCCAGATGGTCGCGGCGATGCCGGAGGTGATGGAGTTCTACCGGATGGCAGGCGATGTCGACTACATGCTGCGCGTCGTCGTCGCCGACATGGCCGCCTATGACGGCTTCTACAAGAAGCTGATCGAGACGATCCCGCTCAAGAACGTGACCTCGCGCTTCGCGATGGAGCGGATCAAGGCGACGACGGCCTATAAGGTGCCGGACCTGCCCCGCACCTGA